In the genome of Flavobacteriales bacterium, one region contains:
- a CDS encoding CDP-alcohol phosphatidyltransferase family protein — protein MRRIPNLITLANLLAGCLAILSALKGNLLWASYLIVVAMVLDFADGMAARMLGAYSEIGKQLDSLADLISFGLAPAFILFRMLEIGRYRYFSSIFLDLSAVLHLDYINALLTCIPFLYTLCAAWRLAKFNIDPRQKEHFIGLPTPAAAMVVASLPLILLKQINVGYVSMPYDETVVTFHNINHISDFESMVANWLFDAKIMLSLTGVLSVLMVSTVSLISLKFTSFGWKENAPRYILLLLSAAAIAGLKLMATPVIILLYIVISVIHFQQLKIKGQPKAPGTIKTT, from the coding sequence ATGCGTCGTATCCCCAATCTGATTACCCTGGCCAACCTGCTTGCAGGATGCCTGGCCATTCTGTCGGCGCTAAAAGGCAACCTATTATGGGCGTCCTACCTGATTGTCGTGGCCATGGTGCTCGACTTTGCAGACGGTATGGCGGCACGGATGCTGGGTGCTTATTCGGAGATCGGCAAGCAGCTGGATTCTCTCGCAGACCTGATCTCATTCGGACTGGCGCCTGCGTTCATTCTTTTCCGCATGCTGGAGATAGGCAGGTACCGTTATTTCTCAAGCATATTCCTGGATTTGTCAGCTGTACTGCATCTGGATTACATCAACGCCTTGCTTACCTGCATCCCTTTCCTCTATACGCTATGCGCTGCCTGGCGTCTGGCAAAGTTCAACATCGACCCTCGGCAAAAAGAGCATTTCATCGGACTGCCAACTCCGGCGGCGGCCATGGTGGTGGCATCCCTGCCATTGATCTTGCTGAAACAGATTAACGTTGGATATGTATCCATGCCGTATGACGAAACAGTGGTCACTTTTCACAACATCAACCACATCAGTGATTTTGAATCCATGGTAGCCAACTGGCTCTTTGATGCCAAGATCATGTTGAGTCTCACCGGGGTGTTATCTGTTTTGATGGTATCAACTGTTTCATTGATATCTTTGAAGTTCACTTCTTTCGGATGGAAGGAAAATGCCCCGAGGTATATCTTACTGTTGCTATCGGCCGCAGCCATCGCAGGGTTAAAGCTCATGGCAACACCTGTGATCATCCTGCTGTACATCGTGATCTCAGTGATTCACTTTCAGCAATTGAAAATCAAAGGCCAGCCGAAAGCGCCAGGAACGATTAAAACCACTTAG
- the purS gene encoding phosphoribosylformylglycinamidine synthase subunit PurS, whose translation MKYVAEIDVMPLKALLDPQGKAVTATMKNIGLATITEVRIGKHITLEVEAGNQDEATRQVESACQKLLANPIMESFTFDIREA comes from the coding sequence ATGAAATACGTTGCAGAAATAGATGTCATGCCCTTAAAGGCATTGCTGGATCCCCAGGGAAAAGCGGTAACCGCCACCATGAAGAACATCGGGTTAGCCACCATCACAGAAGTACGGATCGGCAAACACATTACACTGGAAGTAGAAGCGGGAAACCAGGATGAAGCCACCCGGCAGGTTGAATCTGCCTGTCAGAAGTTGCTGGCCAATCCCATCATGGAAAGCTTCACTTTCGACATCAGGGAAGCATAA
- the lptB gene encoding LPS export ABC transporter ATP-binding protein has translation MLLQTEDLVKKYRKRTVVKGVSIEVKQGEIVGLLGPNGAGKTTTFYMMVGLIQPYAGRITLDKKDITHEPMYKRARLGIGYLPQEPSVFRKLSVEDNIMAVLEMTRLSKAERIRKRDQLLEEFGLNHIRTNRGDFLSGGERRRTEIARALAVDPAFILLDEPFAGVDPIAVEDIQGIVASLREKNIGILITDHNVHETLSITDRAYLLFEGAILKAGTAEELSQDEQVRRVYLGEKFELRK, from the coding sequence ATGCTGCTTCAAACCGAAGATCTCGTAAAAAAATACCGCAAACGAACGGTTGTCAAAGGTGTTTCCATTGAAGTGAAACAGGGTGAGATCGTGGGTTTGCTAGGCCCCAACGGAGCCGGTAAGACCACCACCTTTTACATGATGGTGGGTTTGATTCAACCCTATGCGGGCAGGATCACGCTGGACAAGAAAGACATCACCCACGAACCGATGTACAAGAGGGCCAGGCTGGGAATCGGATACCTGCCACAGGAACCATCGGTGTTCCGGAAGTTGAGCGTGGAAGACAACATCATGGCCGTGCTGGAAATGACCCGGTTGTCCAAAGCTGAACGCATTAGAAAGAGAGATCAGTTGCTGGAAGAATTCGGTCTGAACCATATCCGCACCAACCGCGGGGATTTCCTGTCGGGCGGGGAACGCCGCCGAACAGAGATAGCACGGGCCCTGGCCGTAGATCCCGCTTTCATCCTGTTGGATGAACCGTTTGCGGGTGTGGATCCGATTGCTGTGGAGGACATACAGGGCATTGTAGCCAGCTTGCGTGAAAAGAACATCGGCATCCTTATCACAGACCACAACGTGCATGAAACCCTGAGCATCACTGATCGTGCTTACCTGCTGTTCGAAGGCGCGATCCTGAAAGCAGGAACGGCGGAAGAACTTTCACAGGATGAACAGGTCCGCCGGGTATACCTGGGTGAAAAGTTTGAATTGAGAAAGTAA
- a CDS encoding carboxypeptidase-like regulatory domain-containing protein, giving the protein MKGHFGFLKLIAFAGLVVCAFQVRAQTEISGSITDAQTGEALPFVNVAFKNGRVGTTTDENGRYSINTNFPTDSIIASYVGYVVQTRAVVRNKKQVIDFQLNPAEIALQEFTVYAPEENPSHALLRKILANKKFNNKEKLDAYQYEVYTKIEFDLNNFSDKFRNRRVFKPFSFVFDKVDTSENGKPYLPMVLSETLSDYYHRSKPTSQKEFIKASRVSGIENESVSQFTGDMYQDINIYDNFIVLFGKNFVSPLANSALLYYKMYIVDSANFDGHKCYKVSFEPRRKQELVMVGNFWVVDSVFAIREVDMEIAAGANLNYVDEMYIKQEFREVADSVWMITKENLVVDFNLTDKSMGFFGRKTSTYKNFVINRPKDDGFYTADNLIVADDATGKNDAYWQDARHEQLSATEEGIYEMVDSVKNLPAFRTYVDIVTMFVTGYKKWGLFELGPYFTTYSFNAIEGSRVRFGGRTSNKFSTKLELNGYLAYGFKDESFKYGGGFRYLFAKHPRQMVSMAYKNDLEQLGQSSNAFRTDNIVASVFRRAPFDQLTRIEETKGAYDVEWFPGLSNRLALTHRKFYPAGSLEYAYVNNDGTRSTLDRITTTELSFYTRFAYNEKFVSGEMDRVSLGTKYPVIQLQYTLGVKDWWGSDYGYHKLNLNIRHYFYVGPFGYTVYIADAGKIWGRLPYTLLELHQGNETYTTDEYAFNMMNYFEFVSDQYASLTLTHHFEGYFFNRVPLFRKLKWREVISAKGLVGSLERANSDVLIFPDGMSDLSQPYLEASMGIENIFKIIRIDLFRRFTYLDHGDNIPKLGIRGNLSVMF; this is encoded by the coding sequence ATGAAAGGCCATTTCGGATTTCTGAAGTTGATTGCATTTGCGGGCCTCGTGGTGTGTGCGTTCCAGGTCAGGGCTCAAACCGAGATCTCGGGAAGCATCACCGATGCGCAAACCGGGGAAGCATTGCCTTTTGTGAACGTGGCTTTCAAGAACGGCCGGGTGGGCACCACCACCGATGAAAACGGCCGCTATTCCATCAATACCAATTTCCCTACCGATTCCATTATCGCTTCTTATGTTGGGTATGTTGTGCAGACCAGGGCAGTGGTAAGGAATAAGAAACAGGTGATCGACTTTCAACTCAATCCAGCTGAAATCGCCCTGCAGGAATTCACCGTATATGCACCGGAAGAAAATCCCTCCCATGCGTTGCTCAGAAAAATACTGGCCAACAAGAAGTTCAATAACAAGGAAAAGCTGGATGCTTATCAGTACGAAGTGTACACGAAGATCGAATTCGACCTCAACAACTTCAGCGACAAATTCAGGAACCGAAGGGTATTCAAGCCTTTCAGTTTTGTTTTCGATAAGGTGGATACGTCCGAGAATGGAAAACCGTACCTGCCCATGGTGCTGAGTGAAACGCTGTCGGATTATTACCACCGCAGCAAGCCAACTTCGCAAAAGGAATTTATCAAAGCCAGCCGGGTGTCCGGCATCGAGAATGAAAGCGTATCGCAGTTCACAGGTGATATGTACCAGGACATCAACATCTATGACAATTTCATTGTGCTGTTTGGTAAGAACTTCGTGAGTCCTTTGGCCAACAGTGCATTGCTGTATTATAAAATGTACATCGTAGACAGCGCCAACTTCGACGGGCACAAATGCTATAAAGTTTCTTTTGAGCCACGGCGCAAGCAGGAACTGGTCATGGTTGGGAACTTTTGGGTGGTGGATTCGGTGTTCGCCATCCGGGAAGTGGACATGGAAATTGCGGCAGGTGCCAACCTGAACTATGTGGATGAGATGTACATCAAGCAGGAGTTCAGAGAGGTGGCAGACAGTGTATGGATGATCACCAAAGAAAACCTGGTGGTGGATTTCAACCTGACCGACAAATCGATGGGATTCTTCGGAAGAAAAACATCCACCTATAAGAACTTTGTAATCAACCGACCGAAGGACGATGGCTTTTACACGGCGGATAACCTTATTGTGGCGGATGATGCCACCGGTAAGAATGATGCTTATTGGCAGGATGCACGGCACGAGCAACTTTCAGCCACCGAAGAAGGCATCTACGAGATGGTGGACTCTGTTAAAAACCTTCCGGCATTCCGGACCTATGTAGACATCGTAACCATGTTCGTGACCGGTTACAAGAAATGGGGCCTGTTCGAACTGGGACCCTATTTTACCACTTACAGTTTCAATGCCATCGAGGGCAGCCGCGTACGTTTCGGTGGAAGAACCAGCAACAAATTCAGCACCAAGCTCGAACTCAACGGATACCTTGCTTACGGTTTCAAGGATGAATCCTTCAAGTACGGAGGGGGCTTCAGGTACCTCTTTGCCAAACATCCGCGACAGATGGTTTCCATGGCATACAAAAACGACCTGGAGCAACTCGGTCAGAGCAGCAATGCTTTCCGTACCGATAACATTGTGGCATCTGTATTCCGGCGTGCACCGTTCGATCAGCTGACCCGCATTGAGGAAACAAAAGGCGCGTACGATGTGGAGTGGTTTCCGGGATTGTCGAACCGCCTGGCGTTGACACACAGAAAATTTTACCCGGCAGGTAGCCTGGAGTACGCGTATGTTAATAATGACGGAACGCGTTCCACCCTGGATCGCATCACCACCACGGAGCTGTCTTTTTACACCCGGTTCGCCTACAATGAAAAATTCGTATCAGGTGAAATGGACCGCGTGAGCCTGGGTACCAAGTACCCGGTGATTCAATTACAGTACACACTGGGTGTAAAGGATTGGTGGGGTAGCGACTACGGGTATCACAAGCTGAATCTCAATATAAGGCACTATTTTTATGTGGGGCCGTTCGGATATACCGTGTACATCGCGGATGCGGGTAAGATATGGGGACGGTTGCCCTATACCTTGCTGGAATTGCATCAGGGCAATGAGACTTACACCACCGACGAGTATGCCTTTAACATGATGAACTATTTCGAATTCGTGAGTGATCAGTATGCAAGCCTCACGCTCACCCATCACTTTGAAGGATACTTTTTCAACCGCGTGCCCTTGTTCAGAAAACTGAAATGGCGGGAGGTGATTTCTGCCAAAGGGTTGGTAGGAAGCCTGGAACGGGCCAATTCGGATGTGCTGATTTTCCCCGATGGAATGTCTGATCTGAGCCAACCCTACCTGGAGGCCAGCATGGGGATAGAGAACATATTCAAGATCATTCGCATCGACCTGTTCAGGCGATTCACTTACCTCGACCACGGCGACAACATCCCCAAACTGGGTATCCGTGGTAACCTGAGTGTGATGTTTTAG
- the tatC gene encoding twin-arginine translocase subunit TatC, with protein sequence MSDTVQKNSADEMSFLDHLEVLRWHLVRGFSAIFIFAAVAFIYKQIVFDLVLLAPKEPDFPTYVFFCKLAQMLHLSDDLCFGDFHLNLINIDMSGQFTMHIMVSLASGLVLAFPYILWEVWRFIKPALHNKEKRHARGLVFYGSVLFMLGILFGYYVITPLSVNFLGNYQVSETVQNQITLTSFISTVVMITLSSGVVFEMPILVYFLTKIGLITPDFLRKYRRHAIVVNLALAAILTPPDVTSQILMAIPLMTLYQVSIWVSAAVHRKQEAAS encoded by the coding sequence ATGAGTGATACAGTGCAAAAGAACAGTGCGGATGAAATGAGTTTCCTGGATCACCTCGAAGTATTGAGGTGGCACCTGGTACGCGGATTCTCTGCTATTTTTATTTTCGCAGCAGTAGCATTTATTTACAAGCAGATCGTATTCGATCTGGTGTTGCTCGCACCGAAAGAGCCCGATTTTCCTACCTATGTTTTCTTCTGCAAACTTGCACAGATGCTTCATTTGTCCGATGACCTGTGCTTCGGTGATTTTCACCTGAACCTGATCAACATAGATATGTCGGGTCAGTTCACCATGCATATCATGGTCTCGCTCGCGTCCGGACTTGTTCTCGCATTCCCTTACATCCTGTGGGAGGTATGGAGATTCATCAAACCGGCACTTCATAATAAGGAGAAGAGGCATGCCCGGGGGCTTGTGTTCTACGGCTCCGTTTTATTTATGCTCGGTATCCTTTTCGGCTACTATGTAATCACACCGCTGTCTGTAAATTTCCTGGGCAATTACCAGGTGAGTGAAACGGTACAAAATCAGATCACCCTGACATCCTTCATCTCCACCGTTGTGATGATCACCCTTTCATCCGGTGTTGTTTTTGAGATGCCCATCCTTGTCTATTTTCTGACCAAGATTGGTTTGATCACCCCGGATTTCCTCAGGAAGTATCGCCGGCATGCCATTGTTGTGAACCTGGCGCTGGCAGCCATTCTAACCCCTCCGGATGTGACCAGTCAGATCCTAATGGCCATTCCATTGATGACCCTTTATCAGGTGAGCATCTGGGTCTCGGCGGCGGTTCACAGGAAGCAAGAGGCGGCATCCTGA
- a CDS encoding KpsF/GutQ family sugar-phosphate isomerase yields the protein MKSSQEIITIAKNALHMEAAAVTGLIPRLNSDFAACVDLILNASGRVVVTGIGKSAHIAGKIVATFNSTGSPAIFMHAADAIHGDLGIVQEDDIVVCLSKSGQTPEIKALVPLVKARGHKLVAIVGNTDSYLAREADLVLDATVETEACPNNLAPTSSTTAQLALGDALAVCLLECRGFTQDDFAHLHPGGALGKKLYLRVDDLYKQNEKPMVAPSDDIRKVILEISGKRLGMTAVVENDRLLGIITDGDLRRMLERGGEMSGLTAQQIMTTSPKTVAPDELAIAALRVMEAHQITQLVVASDDRYMGVIHLHDLLKEGIL from the coding sequence TTGAAATCTTCACAAGAAATAATCACGATCGCAAAAAACGCATTGCACATGGAGGCTGCAGCTGTTACCGGATTGATACCCCGCCTGAACAGCGACTTTGCCGCCTGTGTTGATCTGATATTGAACGCCAGTGGCAGGGTTGTGGTTACGGGAATTGGCAAAAGCGCACACATTGCCGGTAAGATTGTAGCTACGTTCAATTCAACAGGAAGCCCGGCCATATTTATGCATGCAGCGGATGCCATCCACGGAGATCTGGGGATTGTGCAGGAAGATGACATCGTGGTGTGTCTTTCAAAAAGCGGGCAAACCCCAGAGATCAAAGCCCTGGTTCCACTGGTAAAGGCGCGTGGTCATAAACTTGTAGCCATCGTAGGCAATACCGATTCGTACCTTGCCAGGGAAGCAGATCTCGTACTGGATGCAACCGTGGAAACGGAAGCTTGCCCCAACAACCTGGCGCCTACTTCCAGCACCACCGCCCAGTTGGCATTGGGAGATGCATTGGCCGTTTGTCTGCTGGAGTGTCGCGGATTCACACAGGACGATTTTGCACACCTGCACCCTGGAGGCGCACTTGGCAAGAAGCTATACCTGCGGGTGGACGACCTTTATAAACAAAATGAGAAACCTATGGTGGCACCTTCCGATGACATCCGGAAGGTGATCCTTGAAATTTCCGGGAAGCGGTTGGGAATGACTGCAGTGGTTGAAAATGATCGTTTGTTGGGAATCATCACCGATGGTGACCTGCGACGGATGCTTGAACGCGGCGGCGAGATGTCCGGCCTTACTGCACAACAGATCATGACCACATCCCCCAAAACGGTTGCTCCCGACGAACTGGCCATTGCCGCACTCAGGGTGATGGAAGCCCACCAGATCACACAGCTTGTGGTTGCAAGTGATGACCGATACATGGGTGTGATTCACCTGCATGACCTGTTGAAGGAGGGCATCTTGTAA
- the recQ gene encoding DNA helicase RecQ, producing the protein MNGRTTVESPSLNHYLKKFFGFDQFKGHQEEIVRNVLEGRDTFVIMPTGGGKSLCYQLPALMSEGTGIVISPLIALMKNQVDSLRNFGTDDGIAHFLNSSLSKQEIEQVKSDIRLGKTKLLYVAPESLTKEENVRFLHEIRISFFAIDEAHCISEWGHDFRPEYRRLRPIIEQIGKVPIIALTATATPKVQQDIQKNLGMLQANVFKSSFNRSNLYYEVRPKVNVTKEIIKYIKSHPGKSGIVYCLSRKKVEELAQLLVVNGIKALPYHAGLDSSVRASHQDQFLMEEADVIVATIAFGMGIDKPDVRFVIHHDIPKSLESYYQETGRAGRDGREGNCVAFYSYNDILKLQKFMKGKPVAEQEIGKQLLLETMAYVESSLCRRKTLLHYFGETYKEETCGNCDNCLNPKEKFEGKDSVVLLIDAILSVKEKFKQRHVINVLTGKASTTVKSYKHNELPCFSKGDFEDEKYWSAVIRQSLVAGFLTKDIENYGILKVSPKGREYLENPASIMLSRDHEYEEEDLEDATGGGIQKSGTVDESLFGMLKDLRRTIAREKKLPPFVIFQDPSLEDMAIQYPISMEELTNIAGVGSGKAIRFGKPFLTLIDRYVKENSIERPTDLVIKSVVNKSGLKVHIIQNIDRKLPFHDIASAKGITPEALLHEVETIVFSGTKLDLDYHINDMVDEEKQDILIEYFQEAETDSIEAALDELKDEDFTEEEVRLVRIKFLSEFGN; encoded by the coding sequence ATGAATGGCCGGACAACGGTGGAGTCGCCCTCACTGAATCATTACCTGAAGAAGTTTTTCGGATTCGATCAATTCAAAGGCCACCAGGAAGAAATCGTTCGTAACGTACTGGAAGGCCGCGATACGTTTGTGATTATGCCCACCGGGGGAGGCAAATCCCTCTGCTACCAGCTCCCCGCCCTGATGTCGGAAGGAACCGGCATCGTAATTTCTCCGCTGATTGCCCTGATGAAGAACCAGGTAGATTCCCTGCGGAATTTCGGCACCGACGACGGCATTGCACACTTTCTCAATTCTTCCCTTTCCAAGCAGGAAATAGAACAGGTAAAGTCTGACATCCGCCTTGGAAAAACCAAGCTGCTGTATGTAGCACCCGAATCCCTGACCAAGGAAGAGAATGTACGGTTTCTCCACGAGATCCGCATTTCCTTCTTCGCCATTGACGAGGCGCATTGCATTTCTGAATGGGGTCATGACTTCCGGCCTGAGTACCGCCGCCTCCGTCCCATCATCGAGCAAATCGGGAAAGTACCCATCATCGCACTCACCGCAACCGCAACACCCAAAGTGCAACAGGACATCCAGAAGAACCTGGGGATGCTGCAGGCGAACGTATTCAAGTCGTCATTCAACCGAAGCAACCTGTACTATGAAGTGCGCCCGAAGGTGAACGTCACCAAGGAGATCATCAAGTACATCAAAAGCCACCCCGGTAAATCCGGTATTGTATACTGCCTGAGCCGGAAGAAGGTGGAAGAGCTCGCCCAATTGCTTGTGGTGAATGGCATCAAGGCGCTGCCTTATCACGCCGGCCTGGATTCTTCTGTGCGTGCTTCTCACCAGGATCAGTTTCTAATGGAAGAAGCCGATGTGATCGTTGCCACCATTGCTTTCGGGATGGGTATCGACAAACCCGACGTGCGTTTCGTGATTCACCACGACATCCCCAAAAGCCTGGAAAGCTATTACCAGGAAACCGGCAGGGCCGGACGCGACGGACGCGAAGGCAATTGTGTGGCCTTCTATAGCTACAACGACATTTTGAAGCTGCAGAAGTTCATGAAAGGCAAACCCGTGGCCGAACAGGAAATCGGCAAGCAGCTGCTGCTCGAAACCATGGCCTACGTGGAATCGTCGCTCTGCCGCCGCAAAACCCTGCTCCACTATTTCGGGGAGACCTATAAGGAAGAGACCTGCGGCAATTGCGACAACTGCCTCAACCCGAAGGAAAAGTTCGAAGGCAAAGACAGCGTCGTGTTGCTGATCGACGCCATCCTGTCCGTCAAGGAAAAGTTCAAGCAACGCCACGTGATCAATGTGCTGACCGGTAAGGCTTCCACCACGGTCAAATCTTATAAACACAACGAACTTCCGTGTTTTTCAAAAGGGGATTTTGAAGATGAAAAATACTGGAGTGCCGTCATCCGACAATCCCTGGTGGCCGGATTCCTCACGAAAGACATCGAGAACTACGGCATCCTGAAGGTAAGCCCGAAAGGACGTGAATATCTTGAGAACCCCGCTTCCATCATGCTGTCGCGCGACCATGAATATGAAGAGGAAGACCTCGAGGATGCAACAGGCGGTGGCATTCAAAAAAGCGGAACCGTTGACGAATCCTTGTTCGGCATGCTGAAAGACCTTAGGCGTACCATCGCCCGCGAAAAGAAACTACCGCCGTTTGTGATTTTCCAGGATCCGTCCCTCGAAGACATGGCCATCCAGTACCCGATCTCCATGGAGGAACTGACCAATATTGCGGGTGTAGGAAGCGGTAAAGCCATACGATTCGGAAAACCGTTCCTCACCCTCATCGACCGGTACGTCAAAGAAAACAGCATTGAAAGACCGACCGACCTGGTGATCAAGTCGGTGGTGAATAAATCCGGACTGAAAGTTCACATCATCCAGAACATCGACCGGAAACTTCCTTTCCATGATATCGCCAGCGCCAAAGGCATCACACCTGAAGCCCTGCTGCACGAAGTGGAAACGATTGTCTTCTCCGGCACCAAACTCGACCTGGATTATCACATCAACGATATGGTGGATGAGGAAAAACAGGACATCCTGATCGAATACTTCCAGGAAGCGGAAACCGACAGCATTGAAGCGGCCTTGGATGAACTCAAGGATGAGGATTTCACCGAAGAGGAAGTCCGGCTTGTTCGGATCAAATTCCTATCGGAATTCGGAAACTAA
- a CDS encoding amidohydrolase yields the protein MSEQEQIRRLAKEYLADTVAIRRHLHAHPELSFEEFETSAYIKETLKQWGIPFKDGFVKTGIVALIEGKNPSKKTVALRADIDALPIREENKVPYVSANEGVMHACGHDVHTSSVLASARILLALKDEFEGTVKLIFQPGEEKLPGGASLMIKEGALENPRPDAMFGQHVQPDIPAGKVGFRPGQYMASADELFITVKGKGGHGAMPNLNVDPVLIGAHLIVALQQLVSRQAPPAIPTVLSIGKVIADGATNVIPDEVKMEGTFRTMNETWRTEAHQKMVQLGESLAASMGGSCDFRVEKGYPCLMNHERLTQRAMAWAQKFLGKDNVIHLPLRMTSEDFSFYSQVADTCFYRMGTGNVEKGITSQIHTSTFDIDESALETSSGLMAWLALQELATED from the coding sequence ATGTCCGAACAAGAACAGATCCGCCGGCTGGCGAAGGAATACCTGGCAGATACGGTGGCCATCCGCCGCCACCTGCATGCACATCCCGAACTTTCGTTCGAGGAATTTGAGACTTCTGCCTATATCAAAGAAACGCTGAAGCAATGGGGCATTCCGTTCAAAGATGGCTTTGTGAAAACGGGAATCGTGGCGTTGATTGAAGGGAAGAACCCCTCGAAGAAAACCGTTGCCCTGCGTGCCGACATCGATGCCCTTCCCATCCGTGAAGAGAACAAGGTACCCTACGTGTCTGCCAACGAAGGTGTGATGCATGCGTGCGGACATGATGTGCATACGTCGAGCGTACTGGCAAGCGCCCGCATTCTGCTGGCCTTAAAGGATGAATTTGAAGGAACGGTGAAATTGATTTTTCAGCCCGGTGAAGAAAAGCTGCCCGGTGGTGCTTCCTTGATGATCAAAGAAGGTGCATTGGAGAACCCCAGGCCCGATGCCATGTTCGGCCAACACGTGCAGCCGGACATACCTGCAGGAAAAGTAGGATTCCGTCCCGGCCAGTACATGGCTTCCGCAGATGAATTGTTTATCACCGTGAAAGGCAAGGGTGGCCACGGTGCCATGCCGAACCTGAATGTGGATCCCGTGCTGATCGGTGCGCACCTGATCGTGGCCCTGCAGCAACTGGTGAGCCGCCAGGCACCGCCTGCGATACCAACGGTTTTATCCATCGGGAAAGTGATTGCGGATGGGGCCACCAATGTGATCCCGGATGAAGTAAAGATGGAAGGAACGTTCCGAACAATGAACGAAACATGGCGTACCGAAGCGCATCAGAAGATGGTGCAACTCGGTGAGTCCCTTGCGGCCTCCATGGGTGGCAGTTGTGATTTTCGTGTGGAAAAAGGCTATCCGTGTTTGATGAACCACGAGCGACTGACACAACGTGCCATGGCATGGGCGCAGAAATTCCTGGGAAAAGACAACGTGATTCATCTGCCGTTGCGGATGACTTCAGAAGATTTTTCCTTTTATTCACAAGTAGCAGATACCTGCTTTTATCGGATGGGAACGGGCAATGTGGAAAAGGGGATCACATCCCAGATACACACCTCCACCTTTGACATTGATGAATCGGCGCTTGAAACAAGTTCGGGGCTGATGGCCTGGTTGGCGTTACAGGAACTGGCAACCGAAGATTAG
- a CDS encoding isoaspartyl peptidase/L-asparaginase encodes MKKIIHLLVCMAMPFALLAQQETEPMKNVALVIHGGAGTLLREHMTDSMENAFREKLTEALKTGYDVLQKGGSSLDAVEQTIHVMEESPLFNAGKGAVFTNAGTNELDASIMDGKTGMAGAVAGVRRIKSPISAARKVMEASPHVMMTGSGAETFAKQQGLDMVDTNYFYTEKRYRQLLRMKEEEANQQKDGDKGMAPLDVEFDEKWSGNPEDNGDRKFGTVGCVALDVNGNLAAGTSTGGMTNKRFGRVGDSPIIGAGTYANNATCGVSSTGHGEYFIRNVVAYDIAALMDYKDMTLQQAAEEVILKKLPAIGGTGGVVALDAKGNVAMTFNTPGMYRGYITRDGQVVVKIFSGE; translated from the coding sequence ATGAAAAAAATCATTCACCTGCTGGTATGCATGGCCATGCCTTTTGCACTACTGGCTCAGCAAGAAACAGAACCGATGAAAAACGTGGCGCTTGTGATCCATGGCGGTGCAGGCACCCTCCTGCGCGAACACATGACTGATTCAATGGAAAACGCCTTCAGGGAGAAACTCACCGAAGCATTGAAAACCGGATATGATGTCTTGCAGAAAGGCGGCAGCAGCCTGGACGCCGTGGAGCAGACCATTCATGTGATGGAAGAAAGTCCGCTCTTCAACGCAGGCAAAGGCGCCGTTTTCACCAATGCCGGCACCAACGAACTGGACGCCTCCATCATGGACGGAAAAACAGGAATGGCAGGCGCCGTAGCCGGTGTTCGCCGCATCAAAAGTCCGATCAGCGCCGCCCGGAAGGTCATGGAAGCTTCACCGCATGTGATGATGACGGGCAGCGGAGCGGAAACATTTGCCAAACAACAGGGACTGGACATGGTGGATACCAACTATTTCTACACCGAGAAAAGATACCGGCAACTGCTGCGCATGAAGGAGGAAGAAGCCAACCAACAGAAAGACGGAGACAAAGGCATGGCCCCCCTCGATGTGGAATTCGACGAGAAGTGGAGCGGCAACCCTGAGGACAACGGCGACCGGAAGTTCGGCACCGTGGGATGTGTGGCACTGGACGTGAACGGCAACCTGGCGGCGGGCACTTCAACCGGCGGTATGACCAATAAACGCTTCGGCCGGGTGGGCGATTCTCCCATCATCGGGGCAGGTACCTATGCCAACAACGCCACCTGCGGGGTTTCCTCCACAGGTCATGGGGAGTACTTCATCCGAAACGTGGTTGCTTACGACATAGCTGCCTTGATGGACTACAAAGACATGACCCTGCAACAAGCTGCGGAAGAAGTCATCCTGAAAAAATTACCGGCCATCGGCGGTACAGGCGGTGTGGTGGCATTGGACGCCAAAGGCAACGTGGCCATGACGTTCAACACACCCGGTATGTACAGGGGCTATATCACCCGCGATGGGCAGGTGGTGGTGAAAATATTTTCGGGGGAGTAG